From the Solanum pennellii chromosome 4, SPENNV200 genome, one window contains:
- the LOC107017153 gene encoding LOB domain-containing protein 38-like has product MSCNGCRVLRRRCSDNCTLRTCLDGIDDPQAQGNATLFVSKFFGRSDLMSLIAAVPQNRRPALFKSLLFEACGRTVNPVTGAVGLLSTGNWHVCQKAVQTVLAGGNLRPVFAGILTPPYFDSSFRCGGAWDMPNQFCNKSGSMFIDGSEQIEGMEWISSEKRWNTSSCFGSETELSDVSLGLDSGYGYAECVKGQEPKLLNLFV; this is encoded by the exons atgagcTGCAATGGCTGCAGAGTACTACGAAGAAGATGCAGTGATAATTGTACCTTAAGGACTTGTTTGGATGGAATTGATGATCCTCAAGCACAGGGTAACGCTACTCTTTTCGTCTCTAAGTTTTTTGGCCGTAGCGATCTCATGTCCTTAATCGCCGCTGTTCCCCAAAATCGAAGACCTG CTTTGTTTAAATCGCTGTTGTTTGAAGCGTGTGGGAGGACGGTGAATCCAGTGACCGGTGCGGTAGGGCTTTTATCGACGGGGAACTGGCACGTGTGTCAAAAGGCGGTGCAAACGGTTCTCGCTGGTGGAAATCTACGGCCGGTTTTCGCCGGGATTTTAACTCCGCCTTACTTCGATAGTTCCTTCCGATGCGGCGGCGCGTGGGATATGCCAAACCAGTTCTGTAACAAATCCGGTTCTATGTTCATAGACGGATCGGAACAAATTGAGGGAATGGAGTGGATCAGTTCGGAGAAGAGATGGAATACGTCGTCGTGTTTTGGTTCGGAGACTGAGTTATCGGATGTATCGCTGGGTTTGGATAGTGGATATGGATATGCAGAGTGTGTGAAAGGGCAAGAACCGAAACTTCTGAATCTCTTCgtttga